In Methanoregula formicica SMSP, the DNA window CCGGTTTTATCGATATAGACAAAACTATCGGTATCACACCCCTCCTTCACCCACATTCCGTCATTGATCAACAGGGCGGGTTCGCGCTGTTTCCGTGTATCCGTTTGGTCTTTGTTCTTCTCGTTCAGGTAATAATCCGCAATAGGGGTATGGCCAAATACAAGCACTTCGGCGTTGTAGTTATATACGTCCGCTTTTTTGGCCCTCCTCCAAATTTTCACGGGCCCCATGTGGAAAAATCAACCGGAATGAAACCCAGGAAAAACGAATCCCGCAGTTACCACGACGATCGTTTCAGAGGAAAGAGGAGTTCAGGACCGGCTCTCCCCGTTACGCTCTGCCCATTCGCGGCCGTACACCAGGTTGTTGCGGAGCGCTGCATCGACGACCAGCCAGAAAAATGCCGGCCCGACAACCATCGCCCAGAAGAGGTTGTTGCCGAGGTAACTGAGGACCTTGGCGAGGAACGGCCGGTCAAAGAAGACGGTGCCGCACGCGGCAAGGAGCACCATGCAGGAGCAGACCACGATAAGGCTTGTGGCAAGGAAACAGGCGATGGTATGATAATCCCTGCGGATCGCCTGCCCCCGCATCAGCTGGTGAAAGAAGCGGTAGGAGAGATAGGGGATGAGGACATTGACGAGAAAGCCGAAAATACTCATCGCGGACCACGAGCCACCAAAGAAATCCCCGGCAATGTTTCCGATCCCAAGGCCCCAGGCTGCCGCCGGGCCAAAGAGGATCCCGAGGGTGACAAGCATGAACGCGGCAGGGCGCAGCGAAATGCCGAAGATATCGATGCCGGGGTAATTGAACGGGATGAGGACGAGGACGTAAAAGAGTGCGGTTGCGCCAATCCATATCCGCCCGTTCCGGTCGGTCCAGACACCTGCAAGCTCATGCATTCTTCATATCTAGGATGAGCCCGAGTAAAAACCCTGCGGGAGGATGGTTCCGGGACACCGGCCCGGTCCAGTTTCCTTGTGAAAATCACCGGTGACCAGGATCCAGCAGGAGCCATTTCCAGAGCGGCATGCTAATTATCGGCCCGGATTTGGCCTCATAATCTTTTGTCAGGATCAGGAGCCGGTGTACCGGGTCCTTAAATTCCCTGGCAAATTCTCGCAGCCCTTCGTATTCACTCTCCGGGACTATCTCGCTGTAGCAGACATTGATCGCGGTAAGGCGGTTATCTCCGGATTTGATGACAAAATCCACCTCCCTCTCGCCTTTCCAGTAGTAGGGAATATGACCGGACCGCAGGAGTTCGATGAAGACGAGGTTCTCGGCAAGCTTTCCTTCGTCTTTACTGAACCGGAAGGAGACGGCGTTGCGCAGGCCGTTGTCGATGCAGTAGACCTTCTTGTTCTGCCGTGCCTGTGCCGGAAGCGAGTACGAGAATGCCTGGACCTCGAAGAGGATCCGTGCCATACCGGCAAAGTGGATGTAATCCCGTACGGTATCGATGTCGATCCCGAGTAGTTCCCGGAGCCGGCGGTACGAGTACGGGGATGCAATGGTGGAAAAAAGGTACTGGAGGAGCCCGGCCAGAGCTTTCTGGTTCCGTACCACATTCATCCGGATGATATCGCGGTATACGATGCTGTCGTAATAGGCCCGGAGGTAATCCTGCTTCGTGCGCTCATCCTGCTGGAGCACGACAATGGGAAAACCGCCTTCCTTTAGGTACTGCTTCAGGTGTGTGG includes these proteins:
- a CDS encoding QueT transporter family protein, which produces MHELAGVWTDRNGRIWIGATALFYVLVLIPFNYPGIDIFGISLRPAAFMLVTLGILFGPAAAWGLGIGNIAGDFFGGSWSAMSIFGFLVNVLIPYLSYRFFHQLMRGQAIRRDYHTIACFLATSLIVVCSCMVLLAACGTVFFDRPFLAKVLSYLGNNLFWAMVVGPAFFWLVVDAALRNNLVYGREWAERNGESRS
- a CDS encoding ATP-binding protein, with amino-acid sequence MNVVRNQKALAGLLQYLFSTIASPYSYRRLRELLGIDIDTVRDYIHFAGMARILFEVQAFSYSLPAQARQNKKVYCIDNGLRNAVSFRFSKDEGKLAENLVFIELLRSGHIPYYWKGEREVDFVIKSGDNRLTAINVCYSEIVPESEYEGLREFAREFKDPVHRLLILTKDYEAKSGPIISMPLWKWLLLDPGHR